A genomic segment from Corythoichthys intestinalis isolate RoL2023-P3 chromosome 2, ASM3026506v1, whole genome shotgun sequence encodes:
- the fance gene encoding Fanconi anemia group E protein isoform X1, with translation MNVGQLLSRFSGQWKLLVLSLSSGVSGAHRALEVFRRQQRANPERSLSDFIETLCRDEVTCPGKNGQTLTVKPLVWLFPGLFKQNLLTFIYLSQSRLPKATILRLVQCLGQEPCPSPWVTVWKKQLERNMGSSVEEPLYSSVCAQRLAALSRQMGGETGGWSECSVVQVEETNTYLSELGAQIKRKGHFDVCNDSEQIQQQNKKLKIDENIGRQALDHYRDPLPENMMTAEKLEIDASREMPAWKNSQDPLPVQIETSEELKTQAPGKENTCDLLPEHIKVSVRQIKELLQRQTEVIKLDHFSLDVFKVLNDCNATQVEVLCCELSLSDLAEHTLLQLCSTILALSPDLSFSTAVTLIKSLLLQKVLALSEPASRCLVSAVISLGSRYTRSMCHALIEPLLEQENLGSAQVELLNKLIEGCLDSHYRLLVLQITLKISWSETLLSFIHSLLESKPDMNEELFTELIEHLISQAPLFIKSVKFAKMMLTVLTKYASLVSASQKHSLSGCLMLNETFLKKSLQAMLKRIPNT, from the exons ATGAACGTTGGACAGTTGCTGAGTCGCTTTAGCGGACAGTGGAAGCTTTTGGTCCTATCGCTGTCCTCCGGAGTTTCTGGTGCCCATCGAGCGCTGGAAGTTTTCAGACGGCAGCAAAGGGCCAACCCCGAGAGATCACTGTCTGACTTCATCGAAACACTCTGCCGAGACGAAGTTACCTGCCCAGGGAAGAATGGGCAGACCCTTACCGT TAAACCCCTGGTGTGGCTCTTTCCAGGGCTGTTCAAGCAAAACTTGCTGACATTCATCTACCTGAGCCAGTCGCGGTTGCCCAAAGCCACTATACTCCGTCTAGTCCAGTGTCTTGGTCAGGAGCCCTGTCCAAGTCCCTGGGTCACCGTATGGAAGAAGCAACTGGAAAGAAACATGGGCTCCTCGGTGGAAGAACCCCTTTACAGCTCAGTGTGCGCTCAGCGACTAGCAGCATTGTCACGGCAAATGGGTGGCGAGACCGGAGGGTGGTCAGAGTGCTCGGTGGTTCAGGTGGAAGAAACCAACACATACTTGTCAGAATTGGGAGCACAGATAAAAAGGAAGGGACATTTTGATGTTTGTAATGATAGTGAACAAATTCAGCAGCAGAACAAGAAATTGAAGATCGATGAGAATATTGGCAGGCAAGCACTTGATCACTACCGCGATCCTCTCCCAGAAAATATGATG ACTGCAGAGAAGCTGGAGATTGATGCTTCTCGTGAGATGCCAGCATGGAAAAACTCCCAAGATCCTCTGCCTGTACAAATTGAG ACATCAGAAGAATTAAAAACGCAAGCGCCAGGAAAGGAAAACACCTGTGATCTTCTGCCCGAACACATAAAG GTCTCAGTTCGTCAAATAAAGGAATTACTTCAACGTCAGACAGAGGTAATAAAG TTGGACCACTTCTCGCTTGATGTATTTAAAGTGCTGAATGACTGTAATGCTACACAA gTGGAAGTACTGTGTTGCGAGCTGAGTTTGTCCGACTTAGCGGAGCACACGCTGCTCCAGCTTTGCAGTACCATCTTGGCTCTGTCCCCCGACCTCAGCTTCAGTACGGCAGTTACGCTCATCAAGAGTTTGCTCCTGCAGAAG GTTTTAGCCCTCTCCGAGCCTGCCTCCAGATGCCTTGTGAGTGCTGTCATATCACTTGGCAGCCGCTACACAAGATCGATGTGCCACGCTTTAATTGAACCACTTTTAGAGCAGGAGAACTTGG GGAGTGCACAGGTTGAGCTCCTGAACAAACTAATAGAAGGCTGTCTGGATTCCCACTACAGGCTGCTCGTGCTTCA GATTACCTTGAAAATATCGTGGAGTGAGACGCTGCTTTCTTTTATACATAGCTTGCTAGAATCTAAG cctgACATGAATGAAGAACTGTTCACAGAGCTGATTGAACATCTGATTAGCCAAGCTCCTCTTTTCATCAAATCCGTCAAATTTGCAAAAATGATGTTGACTGTCCTCACAAAATATGCCAGCCTT GTGAGTGCATCGCAGAAACATTCCCTGTCCGGTTGCCTGATGCTGAATGAGACGTTCCTAAAAAAGTCTCTTCAAGCCATGTTGAAAAGAATCCCAAACACATaa
- the fance gene encoding Fanconi anemia group E protein isoform X2, whose translation MNVGQLLSRFSGQWKLLVLSLSSGVSGAHRALEVFRRQQRANPERSLSDFIETLCRDEVTCPGKNGQTLTVKPLVWLFPGLFKQNLLTFIYLSQSRLPKATILRLVQCLGQEPCPSPWVTVWKKQLERNMGSSVEEPLYSSVCAQRLAALSRQMGGETGGWSECSVVQVEETNTYLSELGAQIKRKGHFDVCNDSEQIQQQNKKLKIDENIGRQALDHYRDPLPENMMTAEKLEIDASREMPAWKNSQDPLPVQIETSEELKTQAPGKENTCDLLPEHIKVSVRQIKELLQRQTELDHFSLDVFKVLNDCNATQVEVLCCELSLSDLAEHTLLQLCSTILALSPDLSFSTAVTLIKSLLLQKVLALSEPASRCLVSAVISLGSRYTRSMCHALIEPLLEQENLGSAQVELLNKLIEGCLDSHYRLLVLQITLKISWSETLLSFIHSLLESKPDMNEELFTELIEHLISQAPLFIKSVKFAKMMLTVLTKYASLVSASQKHSLSGCLMLNETFLKKSLQAMLKRIPNT comes from the exons ATGAACGTTGGACAGTTGCTGAGTCGCTTTAGCGGACAGTGGAAGCTTTTGGTCCTATCGCTGTCCTCCGGAGTTTCTGGTGCCCATCGAGCGCTGGAAGTTTTCAGACGGCAGCAAAGGGCCAACCCCGAGAGATCACTGTCTGACTTCATCGAAACACTCTGCCGAGACGAAGTTACCTGCCCAGGGAAGAATGGGCAGACCCTTACCGT TAAACCCCTGGTGTGGCTCTTTCCAGGGCTGTTCAAGCAAAACTTGCTGACATTCATCTACCTGAGCCAGTCGCGGTTGCCCAAAGCCACTATACTCCGTCTAGTCCAGTGTCTTGGTCAGGAGCCCTGTCCAAGTCCCTGGGTCACCGTATGGAAGAAGCAACTGGAAAGAAACATGGGCTCCTCGGTGGAAGAACCCCTTTACAGCTCAGTGTGCGCTCAGCGACTAGCAGCATTGTCACGGCAAATGGGTGGCGAGACCGGAGGGTGGTCAGAGTGCTCGGTGGTTCAGGTGGAAGAAACCAACACATACTTGTCAGAATTGGGAGCACAGATAAAAAGGAAGGGACATTTTGATGTTTGTAATGATAGTGAACAAATTCAGCAGCAGAACAAGAAATTGAAGATCGATGAGAATATTGGCAGGCAAGCACTTGATCACTACCGCGATCCTCTCCCAGAAAATATGATG ACTGCAGAGAAGCTGGAGATTGATGCTTCTCGTGAGATGCCAGCATGGAAAAACTCCCAAGATCCTCTGCCTGTACAAATTGAG ACATCAGAAGAATTAAAAACGCAAGCGCCAGGAAAGGAAAACACCTGTGATCTTCTGCCCGAACACATAAAG GTCTCAGTTCGTCAAATAAAGGAATTACTTCAACGTCAGACAGAG TTGGACCACTTCTCGCTTGATGTATTTAAAGTGCTGAATGACTGTAATGCTACACAA gTGGAAGTACTGTGTTGCGAGCTGAGTTTGTCCGACTTAGCGGAGCACACGCTGCTCCAGCTTTGCAGTACCATCTTGGCTCTGTCCCCCGACCTCAGCTTCAGTACGGCAGTTACGCTCATCAAGAGTTTGCTCCTGCAGAAG GTTTTAGCCCTCTCCGAGCCTGCCTCCAGATGCCTTGTGAGTGCTGTCATATCACTTGGCAGCCGCTACACAAGATCGATGTGCCACGCTTTAATTGAACCACTTTTAGAGCAGGAGAACTTGG GGAGTGCACAGGTTGAGCTCCTGAACAAACTAATAGAAGGCTGTCTGGATTCCCACTACAGGCTGCTCGTGCTTCA GATTACCTTGAAAATATCGTGGAGTGAGACGCTGCTTTCTTTTATACATAGCTTGCTAGAATCTAAG cctgACATGAATGAAGAACTGTTCACAGAGCTGATTGAACATCTGATTAGCCAAGCTCCTCTTTTCATCAAATCCGTCAAATTTGCAAAAATGATGTTGACTGTCCTCACAAAATATGCCAGCCTT GTGAGTGCATCGCAGAAACATTCCCTGTCCGGTTGCCTGATGCTGAATGAGACGTTCCTAAAAAAGTCTCTTCAAGCCATGTTGAAAAGAATCCCAAACACATaa